The sequence below is a genomic window from Sulfurimonas sp..
GATCAACAACCATAATATGTTCAGCCATCTCTTTTTGATTTGCGAGTATTACGCTTTTAGCCTGAGGAATGCTTGCATCGATAGTACCTTTCATAGGAAAGGTGTTTATTTTATTATTTTTAATCTGTATAAATTTTTCCGGTGAAAAACAAACAAATTTATCTTTGTATCTAAGCTTATAATGAGCATTGGATATATTAAATATATCTATTAAACTAAGATGTGTTTCTATTTTTGTTTTAGATGTTAAATTTAAAAGATATGTGTCACCGTTTTTGATTTTTTCTTGAACATAATCAAATTTCTTTTTATATTCATCAAAGTTAATAGGAGTTTTTTTTAAAGTATATGGATGTTTCTTGTAAGCGTAGTGTTCATCTATAGAGTATTCAACATCATAGTTTTTTAACTCATCTAATGGGATAACTACTATCTCTTTTGCTTCAAAATCACTTATGAATAAAAAAGGTTTTCTTAGTTTTCCGAAGTTGTTAAGTTTATCC
It includes:
- a CDS encoding aminodeoxychorismate synthase component I encodes the protein MMWDKLNNFGKLRKPFLFISDFEAKEIVVIPLDELKNYDVEYSIDEHYAYKKHPYTLKKTPINFDEYKKKFDYVQEKIKNGDTYLLNLTSKTKIETHLSLIDIFNISNAHYKLRYKDKFVCFSPEKFIQIKNNKINTFPMKGTIDASIPQAKSVILANQKEMAEHIMVVDLLRNDLNIVSSNVRVEDFRYITSIDAGEKKLLQVSSHICGDLDDSWHGKIGSILKELLPAGSISGTPKKSTLDIIKSTEEYTRGFFSGVFGIYDGDSFDSGVMIRFIEKTDDGLVYKSGGGITLESDAESEYNEMLDKVYIP